One Rosa chinensis cultivar Old Blush chromosome 3, RchiOBHm-V2, whole genome shotgun sequence DNA window includes the following coding sequences:
- the LOC112195273 gene encoding glutamate receptor 2.8, giving the protein MIPVGLVLDDYSSVRGKILFSVFQMALSDISAYHPSYKTRLVLKTRESKKNVVGAAAAALNLIKNEEVQAIIGPVTSMETSFVINLGDQTHVPIISFSATSPSLTSLRSSYFFQFAQNDTSQVKAISAVINNYGWRQVVPIYIDTSYGEAVIPFLTDALQEIGVSVPYRSVISPSATDDQIANELYKLMIMQTRVFIVHMTTDLSSKLFAKAEEIGMMVEGYVWLTTSGITNRLTSLNSSVIHSMNGAIGVQTHVQKTAELEEFKLRWKRQFQKDHPHIVGAELDVFGFWAYDATFALAMAIEQVIGNTSSFDFQKPNASKKSTDILDSFSISPYGPKLCKALSTTRFPGIAGDLMLIDGQLQSSNFRIINVNGRGARTIGFWTPHHGLVSKMNYSTSHLGPVIWPGESLSVPKGWEIPTKGKRLRIGVPVKDGFFEFVKVTKDPTKNTTDATGFSIDVFKAVVEKLPYAISYDFIPFAKPDGTTAGNYNDMCYQVYLGNFDAVVGDTTIRANRSLYVDFTMPYADTGVVMVVPVVDTNKRSACAFLKPWEWDIWLAIIISLLSVGFVVWAVEHHTNEDFRGKTAEQEVGKVVWFSFSTMVFAHHERVDSNLARLVMSIWIFVVLVLTINYQASLTSIYTVEKLEPTITSIQDILKKGENIGYIASSFTYETLKQVGFEDSKLRAFGTMEAIDDALSNSGIAGFVDETPYMKLFLARYCNKYTMIGPIFKTDGFGFVFPKRSPLLPDVSQAVLNITGGETILNIENTWFKKDGNCEDVSNPKVSSNKLDLRDFRVLFITTLVASGLALIIYIIRFSYKYRDVWNSETSICRRIGAMLKKFLDIDPNSHTFRGQQPDVVTTFPNNNSPESPVLIQNSNHSNTNYVSSDSDSDSGQQRTSAESPAEVHLLISNH; this is encoded by the exons ATGATTCCAGTGGGGCTTGTTCTCGATGACTATAGTTCAGTGCGGGGCAAGATTTTGTTCAGTGTCTTCCAAATGGCCCTCTCCGACATCTCTGCTTATCACCCTAGCTACAAGACCAGACTGGTCTTGAAAACTAGGGAGTCGAAAAAAAATGTTGTTGGGGCAGCTGCCGCTG CTCTAAATCTGATAAAGAATGAAGAAGTGCAAGCCATCATCGGGCCAGTGACATCAATGGAGACAAGCTTTGTCATCAATCTCGGAGACCAAACTCATGTGCCCATCATATCATTTTCAGCAACAAGTCCTTCGCTTACTTCCCTCCGGAGCTCCTACTTTTTCCAGTTTGCACAAAATGACACATCCCAAGTGAAAGCTATAAGTGCAGTCATTAACAATTACGGGTGGAGACAAGTTGTGCCTATATACATAGACACTTCGTACGGCGAGGCAGTCATACCATTCTTAACCGATGCCTTACAAGAGATAGGTGTAAGTGTCCCCTACCGGAGTGTGATTTCCCCCtctgcaactgatgatcaaattgCCAACGAGCTTTACAAGCTAATGATCATGCAAACTAGAGTCTTCATTGTCCATATGACAACCGATCTAAGCTCTAAGCTATTTGCCAAGGCAGAAGAGATTGGAATGATGGTTGAAGGCTATGTTTGGCTAACCACAAGTGGAATAACTAATCGTTTAACATCACTGAACTCTTCAGTAATCCATTCCATGAATGGAGCCATAGGTGTGCAAACTCATGTCCAAAAAACAGCAGAGCTAGAAGAATTCAAACTCCGGTGGAAAAGGCAATTCCAAAAGGACCATCCACACATCGTTGGCGCTGAATTGGATGTTTTCGGATTTTGGGCTTATGATGCTACTTTTGCACTAGCAATGGCAATTGAACAAGTGATTGGCAATACAAGTAGTTTTGATTTCCAAAAGCCAAATGCCTCCAAGAAGTCCACAGATATTCTTGACAGTTTTTCAATCTCTCCATATGGTCCAAAACTTTGCAAAGCCCTATCAACTACTAGATTCCCAGGCATTGCTGGAGATTTAATGCTCATTGATGGGCAACTTCAATCATCTAATTTTCGGATAATTAATGTCAACGGCCGTGGAGCAAGAACAATTGGATTTTGGACACCACACCATGGACTTGTTAGCAAAATGAATTATTCCACAAGCCATCTTGGACCTGTCATATGGCCAGGAGAGTCTCTCTCTGTTCCCAAAGGGTGGGAGATCCCAACAAAGGGCAAGAGGTTGAGAATAGGAGTTCCTGTAAAGGATGGGTTTTTCGAGTTTGTTAAGGTAACAAAAGATCCAACCAAGAACACAACGGATGCTACCGGATTCAGTATTGATGTGTTTAAGGCCGTAGTTGAGAAGTTGCCATATGCTATTTCGTATGACTTCATTCCTTTTGCAAAGCCTGATGGCACCACAGCTGGCAATTACAATGATATGTGCTATCAAGTGTACCTTGGG AACTTTGATGCTGTGGTCGGAGATACAACAATTAGAGCAAATAGGTCTCTGTATGTGGACTTTACGATGCCATATGCAGACACCGGAGTAGTAATGGTTGTACCCGTCGTAGACACAAATAAAAGAAGTGCATGTGCTTTCTTGAAGCCATGGGAATGGGACATTTGGCTTGCAATCATTATTTCCTTATTGTCAGTTGGTTTTGTCGTTTGGGCCGTTGAACATCACACTAATGAGGACTTTCGGGGCAAAACTGCTGAGCAAGAAGTTGGCAAAGTTGTCTGGTTCTCCTTCTCAACCATGGTTTTTGCTCACC ATGAGAGAGTGGATAGCAACTTGGCTAGACTTGTTATGAGTATATGGATATTTGTTGTACTGGTGCTGACAATAAATTACCAAGCAAGTCTAACCTCAATATATACGGTTGAAAAACTTGAGCCAACTATTACCAGTATCCAGGATATATTAAAGAAGGGGGAAAACATTGGCTATATAGCATCTTCTTTTACTTACGAGACGTTGAAGCAAGTAGGTTTTGAAGATTCCAAGCTTAGGGCTTTCGGAACTATGGAAGCAATTGACGATGCTCTTTCAAACAGTGGCATCGCTGGTTTTGTTGATGAAACACCCTATATGAAGCTTTTTCTTGCAAGATATTGCAATAAATATACCATGATTGGACCCATCTTCAAAACCGATGGATTTGGCTTT GTATTTCCAAAACGCTCTCCTCTTCTACCGGATGTTTCCCAGGCAGTCCTGAACATTACCGGAGGAGAAACGATACTGAACATTGAAAACACATGGTTCAAGAAAGACGGCAACTGTGAAGACGTTAGTAACCCAAAAGTTTCCAGCAATAAACTTGACTTGAGAGACTTTCGGGTCCTATTTATCACTACCTTGGTGGCTTCAGGACTTGCTCTCATCATATATATAATTCGGTTCAGTTACAAGTATAGGGACGTTTGGAATTCTGAAACATCTATATGTAGAAGGATTGGGGCCAtgttaaaaaaatttcttgatATAGACCCCAATTCTCATACTTTTAGAGGCCAGCAGCCGGATGTAGTTACAACCTTTCCAAACAACAATAGCCCAGAAAGTCCGGTACTCATCCAGAATTCAAACCACTCAAATACGAATTATGTATcttctgattctgattctgattctgGACAGCAACGAACATCTGCCGAGTCTCCAGCTGAAGTTCATCTACTGATCAGCAATCACTGA